GACCTGCCAGAGTGACGCAGCTGACTCGCCGCTGCTGTGGTAGCTGCATGACTCCTGAAAGAGTTGGCACACCGGACCAATATGATAGCCCTCCACGGCTGATATAATGAGCACAACATTACACGTTGTGCCCAGATTCAGGTAAAAAGCCCAGCACTGCTGGTCGCCACTAGTATCGGAAGCtgaaaatttttaaatgcatTTGTAAATTATTGGAGGTGTTGTACACGGCATGAACGCTCAGCTACGtaatgcaagcattttatagccaacctcaaattctcttttcagggaccctttaaccAGACGATGCATGATGAAGTCCTAGAGGCATAGACAGTTTGCACATGAAGTTGGACAGTTGGTTTGCACATTACAGATCATAAAGATATAAGTGAAGCGTAGAATGCACTAGCAGCTAGTCGGTAAAATTGTGCTGTTGCTGGTTGATGCACTTTAATGCGGCCATACAATAATGCATCAGTGGATACCCAGACATATCAGTATAGCAGGAAATGAATGTGTTGATGTAGAAGCCAAACTGGCTGATACTGATGTGGCTTTTATCAAAGTAGCATTTTCGCATTGTTACGTTATAGCCTTGCTGGTGCATTCAATGCAAGCTACATTGCAGATGACGCAGACCATCAACACGATTGCCTCTTTAGGCTAAATGCAGGTTTGCAATTTCACCTACCATTTAAGGTTCTGCAGTGCCAAGGAACTTTGCACCAATGGTTACAACTGGGCGTCGCATACACCAAACGCTACCAGCACAACTGGATGACTTACGATTTattgtttatgggagtttaacatcccaaagcgactcaggctatgaggggcgctgtagataagggctctggaaattttaaccacacgggcctctaatatttcacctccatcgaaatgcgacctctgtggctgggatcgaacccgcatcttccgggtcagcagccgagcgcaataactaCTGATCCACCACGGCGGCTTCCAATACAACTGGAGTTGAAGCACCCTGAACTGCCTGCATTGCAACATTCCAAAGACAATTTGTCACACTCAAGTGCCCTCTCTATGTTAATGCGAGGAGAGAACTGGAAGCTACCGTAAGACGACTGAACTCTCGTCCTCTCTCCGAGGGAACTGACAGACGCCCAAGGTGACAGTAACTGATGGCCGGTGCGCGATGAAGGCTGTTCTCAAGTTTTTATGTCAGACAGGCCTAGATACCCATCTGTGACACATCGAGAATCAAGTGTGCTATGCATGATCTACAAGGTTTGCACTGTGGACCACATATGTGCATACGTATGTGTACCAGGACATGCACGTGTGTTTGTTACAACTCGTCTCTGCAACTGTGCATGGGCTGCATTATTCATACAACGAAAGCTGCATAATCTTAAGTGGGCATGCTTAGTTGTGCGTTTTGCATGGACTCTGAAGTATGTGTACGCAGGTGTGTTGTGTAGGACAAGGACTGCACGTGCTGTGCGTCTAATCTATGTGAGAGAACTGGTAGCCATTATGTGAGTGTACACCTCTGTGTACAGGGTCACCCCATGCAAATCATTGTATTAAGACATCACCCTTTGTTCGAACTATGCCAtgtccctttccttccctttcccCCATATGGTCCAAGCCAGGGTGACATTACCACTGGCCGACCTCTCCACATTTCCCCTCATTAAACTTTACTTTCTCATATCTGTGCATCAAGTCACAGGCACCATGAAGGAGCACCGACCACAGCTTCCGCAGTGCCAGTGGTAATTAGCGAATTAGGAAAACGTGCTGATTTTTGCTGTTCTGGTCTTTCTACTgcggcggtggcctagtggttaagCACCCGTCTCACAtgcaggaggtgcagggttcgatacccagtgccgccaggtacccaccggtcatacagtgggtacaagctttgccctctggtctggtgctcggcttatttacgaagaaatgcttgggaaatgggtcatgGACACCATCTTGAGCAAATGAAAATACCTTATGCCATAGCACTCTtcggccgcagatgcccttgcgccacgaAAATTCATTACCATCATGCTTCTGGTCTCTAACATAGCCATCACTATGATCTCGATGCAAGCCGTCTATTGTGCAAGACACACAGTTTCTAAAAAGCAGACATTGTCATATACTGGAATAAAAATCAAGCTAGCTCATGGACAACACGGTACGACAAGCCTTAAAGTAGAAATGAAAGGTGCTAAACTGTATTTGCGTTAAGAGCAACAGCAGTTGTGCGATACTTGCATGAAGAGTACTATACCACTTGCATGAAGAGTACTATAAACGCCAAATACGAAACAGGTCCAGAACATCAGCTAACCTTCCAAGGATGCTAAGCGTCCCAACAACACCAAAAACTGAGCGTATAACCACTGAAAAGAGTGTGGTTGTCAAGTACCTGCAAGATCTCAGTCCAGTTTTCATGTATGAATGAAGATTTTACAACAGCAAGCTGACTGGCAGTACCTCACAAATTATAGGAAATAACACCTGGAGCATAATAAAGCAAATAAGGGCAGTTTTTTGAAGTTTTGCATGTGTAGTCGTACGCAATACATGAAAAGCGACAAAAAGAAGAACAGGAAGCCAGAGCTGTGTCACCAAACAAGGCTAGCTCAAGAGTGATGTACCAGTCCATGATGTCATGTCTGGTGTTGCAAATTGAACAGCTGCTTTGAAAAATTTTAATTTGTTCCGTTACTCGGTGTTCCTTGGGCACACAAATGGCTTTCTATGCCAATCAAATGGGGAGAAAACTGTCAAATGTTCAGCTGTACGAatgcacaaaagaaacaaaatgtcAAGAGTTGAGCTTATAGCCATTTAAAGTCAGTCGTTCCCAAGATCCAAAGTGGATGGTGTGCCATTCTTACCATAAAGACAGCATCATGCAGAGTGCAATAAGCAAAGTACCAAGAGAAAGCTGGGTATTTCTTGGCAAGTCAGCAAACTCATGGTAACAGTTTTAACAGCCTGCACTGCTTGTAGCTTGTAATATGGACAACATACTCTGCAGCAGCACTTCAGCttcacagcacagaaaaaaaaaaaaagaaaactaggcaGTTCAGCAGTTTCCTCTGTTGTTGTCCAGTTGACAATCACTGTTCTCCCACACCCAGGAAACAAAAAGAATGTGATGGATAGGCATACGTATGACCCATTTCCGTGGCAAAAGTAGCACAAAACACTTTTTCCCGGGCACCTTTTCTGTGTTGAGAGCCTGTGGAGGTGTGAGGGGGCTGGAGCCGGCTTCCTTCTTCACGGTCAACTCCGAGACGAAGTTGAGATTGACCATGCGTATGTCGTTCACATTGGCTTTGCCGCTGGAACTGGCACATTCTGGGGCAAGTTCGTCAAGGAACACACAGAGCAAAGCGTTACGAGCCGCGTGGCCCATCCGAGCTGCAAAAGTTCAAGGCACTCCCGCCCAGACACCGCGACAAACCCATCCCAGTAACACTACAATAAGTTCTCTTCCCACCCCAGCATTCGTAACGTCTCTCAACTGCAGCGTAGCATTGGTCATAATGGCATCACAAAAAGTACGTGCGCTGCAAAAAGGAGAACCGCTGCGGAGGTGCTACTCCTACGACATGCGAAAGAAGCGGCTGTCGCGTGGAGGCTTGGCATGACAACCACTCCCCGCACGAATGAAAGGTCAAGCATGCCGGCAATTACGACGGCCTGCTCCGGCGCAAAGCGCTGCTACTAATGCTACCGGAGCACTGACAGAGCAATACGGGGCTCAAGCTAAAAGCCACGAGTGCGTCTTAGCCTCAGGGCAACGAGTCAGGTGATTGTATCACGAAATGCCGGCTGAAGTCGCCGCAACGAAGCGAGCACTTCAGTGGTGACTATGCGGAGACCAAAAGTGTCGCACGCTAACGAGCGCCGCACTCGACTGAGTTCGGAACACCGAGAACTCTGCGATGAGCAAGACAACGGCGCACCGCAGCGGTGTCGATTAGCATGCATGCGGCCCCAAGGCAAGGCAGAGAAGCacgttgcaattttttttttcggcgttaGTGGCCAAAGTTTCAGCACTAAGAGCCTACTGTCAAAAAGGATACTTAACATGAGAGCCTTAGTATTCTGGTCGAAGGCCAAGACTTCTCCCTCGATAATCTGGTCATAACAAGTTTTACAACTAACGACACTTCCCAGGGTAAAGCATTCTGGCCCATCCGCCATAGCTTTCATTTTCGGGAATGGACGAACGACATAGTTGTTGATGCGGACCTGGCCAAGCCAAGGCTTCGGTCGAAAATAGCGCCGTCGTTCTTAAAGTCATATAATACCGTGAAAAACaaactgttaataataataacaatagcagtacaatatttattttattttacatttttgGTGCATAAAGCTAAGAAAGAAAGATGTTGCGCCATGTCAGCCGAAGTTACTTCaatccaacatgaactaatccaATCCGAAAGTGCAGGCTTGGATTCGCGTTGTTGTGAAGGGATCTTGAGAGTCATCGTGAGTCTTTGTGAGGTCGCTTTACGGTAACTACACTTCCCGCAGTGCCGTCACACCCACAGAAGCCAAGATGAGTATAATGTCGTATAACGGAGGCGTCGTGCTGGCGATGAAAGGAAAAGATTGTGTGGCCATCGCGGCTGACCGGCGTCTCGGCGCGCGTGGCCACACCATCGCACTGGACTTCCAGCGCATCTTCGAGATGGGTCCCAAGCTGTACTGTGGTCTGCCGGGGCTCGCTACAGACACGCAGACGGTGGCACAGAGGCTCAAGTTCCGCATCAACCTGTACGAGCTGCGCGAGGGTCGCAAGATTACCCCCAAGACGCTCGGCTCGGTCATCTCCAACCTGCTCTATGAGCGCCGGTTCGGACCGTACTTCGTGCAGCCCGTCGTGGCCGGCCTCGACCCGGTGAGCAACGAGCCCTACATCTGCTGCATGGACCTGATCGGGTGCATCGACTCGCCGAAAGACTTCGTGGTCGCCGGCACATGCGAGGAGCAGTGCTACGGCATGTGCGAGACGCTCTGGGAACCTGACATGGGGCCCGACGAGCTTTTCGAGGCCACCGCGCAGGCACTGATGAACGCCTTCGACAGGGACTCCAGCTCGGGATGGGGCGGCGTGGTGCACGTCATCGAGAAGGATAAGGTCACCACAAAGTACCTGAAGACCAGGATGGACTGAGAACGCCAGCTGTATTGTGCGGCCGAGGAGTTTGCTGTAACGTCATCCTCGGTGccaggaataaatttttttcttttcatttattcgAAGCAAGTGCGCTTTTTTGCCTTGTGTTTTAAAGTTAGCCGCGTCAATAATTGAGAACTTCAATTTCTTTTCGAGGCCCAAGGAGGATTGCAATGGAGCCCGGGGACGGGCTAGTCACGGTTTCTTGTCATGTAGTGAAAGCTCACACGGACATTGCAGCACTTAGGTCGTAttacttaaaggggctgtgaagggggctctaataaagttgcggcatacctgggatattgaagcatgccgcttcacgaatagtgtccagtaaagatttttttaaatgcgctttgtagaagctcacttatctgtagttaaaatttgaatttcagcgtcttcgcgccttttcctctcgccaatttttgcacgctggaaggtaggtgcTCCTT
The Amblyomma americanum isolate KBUSLIRL-KWMA chromosome 3, ASM5285725v1, whole genome shotgun sequence genome window above contains:
- the Prosbeta3 gene encoding proteasome subunit beta type-3, which translates into the protein MSIMSYNGGVVLAMKGKDCVAIAADRRLGARGHTIALDFQRIFEMGPKLYCGLPGLATDTQTVAQRLKFRINLYELREGRKITPKTLGSVISNLLYERRFGPYFVQPVVAGLDPVSNEPYICCMDLIGCIDSPKDFVVAGTCEEQCYGMCETLWEPDMGPDELFEATAQALMNAFDRDSSSGWGGVVHVIEKDKVTTKYLKTRMD